A region from the Leishmania panamensis strain MHOM/PA/94/PSC-1 chromosome 20 sequence genome encodes:
- a CDS encoding hypothetical protein (TriTrypDB/GeneDB-style sysID: LpmP.20.3470) produces the protein MALPSVLHLGSHELRLLPVSCSAEVLPGTHRCSDSLLTAFCFVGELQADAVDLSGQVREAASDANGSCATILWYYSPLFQFEQKRIRVEEGVIDAALTKEVKARQHADVKSPSLQLDGAEAVEYQVSCPMRSSETSSAALSVASTTALPALYLRIGISTTFREYRLVIAGPQSAALGTSIELRAQSDADVVGNDDGALSGHAVHKPPALQLLIPRHPTLTPLDARLSGSGVRGMVKLAHKHSAALRRGVVPTSASIRRDAVRIEDEVKTPQLPNSFKATPSTAIVAASPLHARSEGASEPHEVVFSIPISLSREDGEPSPYPRKEGNLSQWALSVGHDGTSEMCARKDVSHGSLTFNAAGGSSVSSAFLSSTLFSSCIPSSTPTSVPSIARSAEADTDDLHSSSTEASGSSGRFFDDTDLDSREITRVSSEACTLRPQCTSCPTPPATPKPCCTRGRRLRILGSNSSGLPRSTHAPHSPAVQGIQLVLESVSVASPLSSW, from the coding sequence ATGGCCTTGCCTTCTGTGCTGCATCTAGGCTCGCACGAGCTGAGGCTTCTTCCTGTTAGTTGCAGCGCCGAGGTCTTGCCCGGcacacaccgctgcagcgacagtcTCCTGACAGCGTTCTGCTTTGTGGGGGAGCTTCAGGCAGATGCCGTCGATCTCAGCGGCCAAGTCCGCGAAGCTGCCAGTGACGCTAATGGTAGCTGCGCGACCATTCTCTGGTACTACTCGCCGCTCTTCCAATTCGAGCAAAAGAGAATCCGAGTCGAAGAGGGCGTGATCGACGCAGCACTGACGAAGGAAGTGAAGGCGCGCCAGCACGCCGATGTGAAGTCTCCATCACTTCAGCTTGATGGCGCGGAGGCAGTGGAATACCAGGTGTCGTGCCCGATGCGATCGAGTGAGACGTCGAGTGCAGCACTCTCCGTGGCCTCTACCACTGCTCTTCCAGCACTGTATCTTCGTATCGGCATCTCCACGACATTCCGCGAATACAGATTGGTCATAGCTGGACCACAAAGCGCAGCCCTTGGTACTTCTATagagctgcgcgcgcagAGCGATGCAGATGTGGTAGGCAACGACGACGGGGCCTTATCAGGGCATGCAGTACACAAGCCACCGGCTCTGCAGCTTTTGATACCAAGGCACCCCACACTGACACCGCTCGACGCGCGActgagcggcagcggtgtgcgAGGCATGGTGAAGCTTGCCCACAAACACAgtgctgcactgcgccgAGGTGTTGTTCCCACAAGTGCGTCGATACGACGTGACGCTGTGCGTATTGAGGATGAGGTGAAGACGCCGCAGCTACCGAACTCCTTCAAAGCAACCCCCAGCACGGCTATCGTTGCCGCATCGCCGCTTCACGCAAGGAGTGAGGGGGCCAGCGAGCCGCACGAAGTGGTGTTTTCCATCccaatctctctctcccgcgaGGATGGTGAGCCTTCCCCGTACCCCCGGAAAGAAGGAAATTTATCACAGTGGGCGTTGTCTGTTGGCCACGATGGAACGTCCGAGATGTGTGCGCGCAAGGACGTCTCGCACGGCAGCCTCACTTTCAACGCTGCCGGCGGCTCGAGTGTCTCCTCGGCGTTCCTCTCCAgcaccctcttctcttcatgTATTCCATCCTCGACGCCGACCAGCGTGCCCAGCATTGCGCGCTCCGCCGAAGCGGACACAGATGACCTccactcttcctccaccGAGGCCAGCGGCTCGTCTGGTCGCTTCTTTGACGATACCGACCTGGATTCACGAGAGATCACTCGTGTCTCGTCTGAGGCCTGCACCCTCCGGCCACAGTGCACGTCTTGCCCAACACCTCCAGCGACCCCGAAGCCATGTTGCACGCGAGGTCGTCGTCTTCGCATcctcggcagcaacagcagtggcCTACCGCGCTCTACCCACGCTCCACACTCGCCCGCAGTCCAAGGAATTCAGTTAGTGTTAGAGTCAGTCAGTGTAGCCTCACCACTGTCATCGTGGTAG
- a CDS encoding hypothetical protein (TriTrypDB/GeneDB-style sysID: LpmP.20.3480), whose product MNGARRFSAAPVNFDRFIVLARSYSRSLSPDRELDQILRPFQDRRATTTNATKREPPASRVATSQPRHQQRGTGELINNELVATQVLDREPYWGSAQSVATKRSTAAKACSSTRAATSTSRSVSGGAAVTSSVTSTDFSRSTLDDSCVGEETQELERNSYSADDVDPLLHAVLQLGSPLYDPVKRQFVCWRLHTLEKRPRSAYGSIEGVSCDFCGHTDWIEEMAERAMTSPSVCTSVVKVEGKEDLKTPSVGAPLPAQARLFYRCSICQVDICRACLAEVQSDERFHVPCLQCQRCGAFEKRQNAPLHRCAEVRVINVDDEVEVSKGALPLLMPPSRNTDALLMPPMAPPLPSASTVSATMSSKYKSTWVGGRVRVGLSRPHQRAVKGEAAPDAAVAARVEKSAGSVPHRKRKRASPVATSAPKQRPKEEANGSTELSQLGDVRDKTYHQLWQSSSTAMPKPASPKQKEANNADGSASRALLEATGPPSPRYEVHLTPRTPEEVGEVGRIAREQHLVCSPAPSLARACVFYFATRLAAETCVDRATVASLEAVLKCNAKPACSMCPSPLPF is encoded by the coding sequence ATGAATGGCGCTCGACGATTCTCAGCCGCCCCGGTGAACTTTGACCGCTTCATCGTGCTGGCTCGCTCTTACTCTCGAAGTTTGTCACCCGATAGAGAGCTTGACCAAATCCTGCGACCGTTTCAAGACCGGAGGGCAACAACAACTAACGCCACCAAGCGCGAGCCCCCAGCCAGTCGAGTGGCGACTTCACAGCCGCGCCACCAGCAGAGGGGCACGGGTGAACTCATTAACAATGAATTAGTTGCCACGCAGGTGCTAGACAGAGAGCCTTACTGGGGTTCCGCACAGTCCGTCGCGACAAAGCGAAGCACAGCGGCGAAGGCGTGTTCCTCTACTCGTGCTGCCACATCAACATCGCGCAGTGTAtccggcggcgctgctgtgacaTCCTCGGTCACCTCCACCGACTTCTCTCGTTCTACCCTCGATGACAGCTGTGTTGGGGAGGAAACacaggagctggagcggaACTCGTACTCTGCCGATGACGTGGACCCCCTCCTTCACGCGGTCCTGCAGCTAGGCAGTCCTCTCTACGACCCTGTCAAGCGGCAGTTTGTATGTTGGCGACTTCACACTCTCGAGAAGCGTCCACGCTCCGCCTACGGCTCTATCGAGGGGGTCAGCTGTGACTTTTGTGGCCACACCGACTGGATCGAGGAGATGGCCGAGAGAGCGATGACCTCTCCCTCCGTGTGCACAAGCGTGGTGAAGGttgaaggaaaggaggaccTAAAGACGCCATCAGTAGGGGCACCTTTACCTGCTCAGGCTCGCTTGTTCTACCGCTGCTCCATCTGCCAGGTTGACATATGCCGAGCATGCTTGGCGGAGGTACAATCGGACGAGCGCTTTCACGTGCCGTGCTTGCAATGCCAGCGGTGCGGGGCCTTTGAAAAACGCCAGAATGCCCCGTTGCATCGGTGTGCGGAGGTAAGAGTCATCAACGTAGACGATGAGGTCGAGGTGAGCAaaggtgcgctgccgctgttgatGCCGCCAAGCAGGAATACCGACGCTTTGCTGATGCCGCCAatggcgccaccactgccatcGGCATCGACAGTATCCGCGACGATGTCGTCAAAGTATAAGAGCACCTGGGTCGGAGGCCGAGTTCGTGTGGGTCTCTCTCGACCCCACCAGCGGGCTGTCAAAGGGGAAGCGGCGCCAGACGCGGCAGTTGCCGCCCGCGTCGAGAAGAGCGCCGGCTCGGTACCTCACCGAAAACGAAAGCGAGCTTCGCCGGTGGCGACCTCAGCTCCAAAGCAGCGTCCCAAGGAAGAGGCCAACGGCAGCACAGAGCTGTCTCAGCTCGGCGACGTCAGGGACAAGACTTACCACCAGCTGTGGCAGTCGTCTTCGACTGCTATGCCAAAACCCGCGTCGCCAAAGCAGAAAGAAGCGAATAAtgcagacggcagcgcctcTCGAGCCCTTTTAGAGGCGACGGGCCCCCCATCCCCGCGATACGAGGTTCATCTCACCCCCCGTACGCCGGAGGAGGTAGGCGAGGTCGGCCGCATCGCCAGGGAACAGCACCTTGTCTGCTCACCAGCACCATCGTTGGCGAGGGCATGTGTGTTCTACTTCGCCACGCGCCTTGCTGCCGAGACATGTGTGGATCGCGCCACTGTGGCCTCGCTAGAGGCAGTCCTGAAGTGTAATGCAAAACCTGCGTGTAGCATgtgcccttctcccctccccttttaA
- a CDS encoding serine palmitoyltransferase-like protein (TriTrypDB/GeneDB-style sysID: LpmP.20.3460), which translates to MSSLSKMLAQELMDHPLHIMLELFFAAALAYLLLQRCSCRERAKPPHSMNVLSLEEQERRIAAFQSIPFRGECSVTSNVPVPEYHGLTEVVGRKGCHITIVRPDSSEAEECLDLATYDFHSFSTMPEIVEVARTAVNAYGVGSCGPRSFYGTIKPHLLVEKDLATFLETDDTIVYSFAYTTVATLISCFSGRGDYLVYDDGVSSSVMEGCMLSRSDIRSYKHCNMKSLEEKLKEVVAKDGYHKPHRRFVVTEGVFSGTGEICPLPSILELCHEYKFRLVLEDSYGFGALGKSGRGTPEHFSIPTMDVDVYIGSLSTSMGAVGGFCAGASNMIDHQRLGATAYVFSASLPPYITASVSQSLAVLTRDATFVAKLQKHTRRMRNHLREARFNTEKIKLVDSIDDVSPVILLAVQRAYVKSEGLKKVESRLQRVINALQKKKVAVVRNVFTTDEPVNAVSGLRIVPKSLATEAEVTTALEAIEAAVKAEFA; encoded by the coding sequence ATGTCGTCTCTATCGAAAATGCTGGCACAGGAGCTGATGGACCATCCGTTGCACATCATGCTAGAGCTTTTCTTTGCCGCCGCGCTTGCGTATCTTCTGCtacagcgctgcagctgccgcgagAGGGCGAAGCCGCCGCATTCGATGAACGTACTTTCCCttgaggagcaggagcgtcGTATTGCTGCATTTCAGTCAATTCCGTTCCGTGGTGAGTGCTCGGTGACATCGAACGTGCCCGTGCCGGAGTATCACGGGCTGACCGAGGTGGTGGGACGCAAGGGGTGCCACATCACCATAGTGCGGCCCGACTCGtccgaggcggaggagtgTCTAGACCTCGCCACCTACGATTTCCACTCCTTCTCAACGATGCCGGAGATCGTCGAAGTTGCGCGGACGGCTGTGAACGCCTATGGCGTGGGGAGTTGCGGGCCTCGCAGCTTCTACGGTACTATCAAGCCGCATCTTTTGGTGGAGAAGGACCTGGCCACGTTCCTTGAGACAGACGACACGATTGTATACAGTTTCGCATAtaccaccgtcgccacccTCATCTCCTGCTTCTCTGGTCGTGGTGACTACCTTGTGTACGATGACGGTGTCAGCTCCTCCGTGATGGAGGGCTGCATGCTGTCCCGCTCTGACATTCGCTCATACAAGCACTGTAACATGAAGAGCctggaggagaagctcaaggaggtggtggcaaaGGACGGGTACCACaagccgcaccgccgcttcgTCGTAACGGAGGGCGTCTTTTCAGGTACGGGCGAGATCTGCCCGCTGCCAAGTATCTTGGAGCTGTGCCATGAATATAAATTCCGTCTCGTGCTGGAGGACAGCTACGGCTTTGGCGCACTGGGCAAGTCGGGGCGCGGTACCCCGGAGCATTTCAGCATCCCAACGATGGATGTGGATGTGTACATTGGCAGCCTGAGCACGTCCATGGGTGCTGTCGGTGGCTTCTGCGCTGGCGCGTCGAATATGATCGACCATCAGCGCCTCGGTGCGACGGCATACGTTTtctcggcgtcgctgcccccctACATTACGGCCTCCGTCTCGCAGTCGCTCGCAGTGCTGACGCGTGATGCCACATTTGTGGCCaagctgcagaagcacaCGAGGCGCATGCGCAACCACCTCCGTGAGGCGAGGTTCAACACTGAGAAGATCAAGCTGGTGGACAGCATTGACGACGTGTCCCCGGTGATTCTTCttgcggtgcagcgggcATACGTCAAAAGTGAGGGActgaagaaggtggagagCCGTCTCCAGCGCGTCATCAATGCcctgcagaagaagaaagtgGCGGTCGTGCGAAACGTCTTCACAACAGATGAACCGGTGAACGCCGTCTCGGGGCTGCGTATTGTGCCCAAGAGTCTGGCGACGGAGGCCGAGGTGACAACGGCACTCGAGGCCATCGAGGCTGCCGTGAAGGCCGAGTTTGCGTAA
- a CDS encoding actin-like protein, putative (TriTrypDB/GeneDB-style sysID: LpmP.20.3490) codes for MSVVEVGTFNVRAGYIGDATCTWCVPALRAAAAPEEVNLISLLYTASKNLDTAPLLSSAFANDAAGRDEGTSLSQSGETVPHALLPLWSLRQLQRYPNTHIDSLRRLKRDVLENAEQDPLCLVLPEVWHERTDVLEALFQLILETPGLTTALYCMRPSVGWAFASGSASSIVLDVGHSHTTVTAVLDGYALRHSVDTIPVGGDAVTAQYSELLSEHRPVVEAAAPALSHSVAREIYWCDWVADVKHCLAHVLPYVGGVGDVASVRGKGPASTAVKGTVVRAATDLQAPDGTRVQLDERKAALPFEVYFGTTGDGKRNVATLMAMCKRQMDPEWQLHTVPHLLAGGGSLVLGFRDRMLEELKALDSSYFRCEREGGLNVAQTADGAWVGASMAASSSSFEPLWVTRGEWAEEGASVLYRKLFY; via the coding sequence ATGTCTGTGGTGGAGGTTGGCACGTTTAACGTCCGGGCGGGCTACATTGGCGACGCGACGTGTACCTGGTGTGTACCAGCActgcgcgccgctgccgccccgGAAGAAGTGAATCTTATTTCACTTCTGTACACCGCCAGTAAGAACCTCGACACGGCGCCGCTACTGTCCTCAGCCTTCGCGAATGATGCGGCTGGCAGAGATGAAGGCACCTCGCTGAGTCAAAGCGGTGAGACTGTCCCACACGCGCTGCTTCCGTTGTGGAGTCTGCGCCAACTGCAGCGCTATCCCAATACACACATTGACTCGCTGCGCCGACTAAAGCGAGACGTGTTGGAGAACGCTGAGCAGGACCCGCTCTGTCTCGTCCTGCCTGAGGTCTGGCACGAGCGGACGGACGTTTTGGAGGCGTTGTTTCAGCTCATCCTCGAAACCCCCGGCCTCACGACGGCTCTCTACTGCATGCGACCGAGTGTGGGATGGGCATTTGCGTCTGGCTCTGCCTCGAGCATTGTGCTAGATGTGGGCCATAGCCACACAACTGTTACCGCCGTTTTGGATGGTTACGCACTACGCCATTCCGTTGACACGATTCCCgttggcggcgacgccgtcaCGGCCCAGTACAGCGAACTGCTGAGCGAGCACCGACCTGTCGTcgaggcagctgcgccagcgttGTCGCATAGCGTGGCGCGAGAGATTTATTGGTGCGATTGGGTGGCCGACGTGAAGCACTGCTTGGCACACGTACTGCCGTATGTGGGTGGAGTCGGCGATGTAGCGTCTGTTAGAGGGAAGGGACCTGCGTCAACGGCCGTCAAGGGGACTGTCGTGCGCGCTGCAACAGACTTGCAGGCACCGGACGGCACACGAGTGCAACTCGACGAGCGCAAGGCTGCTCTACCCTTCGAGGTGTATTTTGGCACAACTGGCGACGGGAAGCGGAATGTGGCGACACTGATGGCCATGTGCAAGCGACAGATGGACCCGGAATGGCAGCTGCATACAGTGCCGCACTTGCTTGCTGGAGGCGGTAGCCTTGTACTTGGCTTCCGCGACCGcatgctggaggagctgaaagCGCTGGACTCCTCCTACTTCCGCTGtgagcgggagggggggctgaaTGTGGCGCAGACTGCCGACGGTGCGTGGGTTGGGGCGTCCATGGCCGCCTCCAGTTCCTCCTTTGAGCCGCTGTGGGTAACACGCGGTGAGTGGGCTGAGGAAGGCGCCTCGGTGCTGTACCGTAAGCTCTTCTACTAG
- a CDS encoding hypothetical protein (TriTrypDB/GeneDB-style sysID: LpmP.20.3500), with protein MERRGEWVALLRSTLPQFTERSAAPLERRHAAAVLGPAPRRTLDEAASSLTAPCSLLLPYKWREEATQQLITTLHGIVPPPQVKQTDYFLCSLIHPSYVQADTMHCQSDSVQRRAQQELRRSVCMPLELTMTGCKSLRLLRELTHYVKQGAAAAAASARTASTLPVAQVGEKSEARGPSKGPSSRLSYPLDASWPELNSADTAAFLQAFRQAGLESLVLYDRSFFAASSTCTGADGAVPGEVSLAAFTALCGSIELVSGWSSLLQFVDRVAREQHGLRTQCV; from the coding sequence ATGGAGCGGCGCGGTGAATGGGTCGCTTTGCTGCGCTCCACGTTGCCGCAGTTTACCGAGCGTTCTGCCGCACCGCTGGAACGCAGgcatgccgctgccgttctcGGCCCTGCACCCCGACGCACTCTCGACGAAGCCGCGAGCTCTCTCACTGCTCCATGCTCTTTGCTGTTGCCATACAAGTGGCGCGAGGAGGCAACACAGCAGCTCATCACCACGCTGCATGGCATTGTCCCGCCGCCGCAGGTGAAACAAACAGATTACTTTCTCTGCTCCCTCATACACCCCTCTTATGTGCAGGCAGACACGATGCACTGTCAGAGTGACTCGGTGCAACGAAGGGCTCAGCAAGAGCTTCGCCGCAGTGTGTGCATGCCACTGGAGTTGACGATGACTGGGTGCAAGAGTCTTCGACTTCTGCGTGAGCTGACCCACTACGTGAAACAaggggcagcagctgcagccgcgtcTGCAAGGACGGCATCAACCCTTCCAGTTGCGCAGGTAGGTGAAAAAAGCGAGGCGCGGGGTCCGTCAAAGGGGCCATCGTCAAGGTTATCTTACCCACTCGATGCCTCGTGGCCAGAGCTGAACAGCGCTGATACAGCTGCATTTCTGCAAGCGTTCCGGCAGGCAGGACTGGAGTCCCTTGTGCTTTACGACAGGAgcttcttcgctgcttcttcgACCTGTACGGGCGCGGATGGCGCCGTACCCGGCGAGGTCTCCTTGGCTGCCTTTACCGCACTATGCGGCAGCATTGAGCTCGTCTCCGGATGGTCCAGCTTGTTGCAGTTTGTGGACCGCGTGGCACGTGAGCAGCAT